One stretch of Tepidibacter hydrothermalis DNA includes these proteins:
- the flgK gene encoding flagellar hook-associated protein FlgK, with protein sequence MSSFFGLNIAKSGLFAAQKSLNTVSHNIANANTRGYSRQRIELSASNPLSSPGGSGMIGTGVDSKHVTQIRDEFLDVKFRSENTVYGQWDFRNKSLEEIEAIMNEPGDSGIRKVMDDFFSSFEELSKDASSVTTRTVVRERAIAFTNSMNQMQSQFEKMIKDTDASIESTVNQINGYANDIARLNEQIYQAEMGGSNANDLRDQRNVLLDDLSKIVDVEINEVSQGSDNLSKKMIVAINGQPLVSHNKVDRIVMQKQPHKYKDELGIEFDVREIGFESGSPINTDNINGALKAQIDMRDNINDVDGAKGIPYYMKKLDEFVNRFAAELDVQHFAGYGLDSAGTGNLFFKDRDISKDTSDSSLFTLNEKLGPNQIHDPSIFTKLEGTKMDLSKNLSGISADTNIIVNINGTKYEISKDKLDDLDGNQNEAAVKSLIEGAIATDGSGELLGNVADINITDGKMTITPKTSGSTLPTITINGESCDIVKEAIGMDSSPTSIKDYIQKQKEAGKTESEAIKQWEDTYKGYTLAADDEGNWYEVEKLTAKDIQISSKIENDVDYIAVAKKHNDDGQGIAGDNSNIKAIGDLRHDDSMFTWGSPDDFVKSLVSNLGVEAQEAERMVNNQGVLVTQIENTRQSISGVSMDEEMSNMIKFQQSYNACARMITAVDEMIDVIVNRMGKVGL encoded by the coding sequence ATGTCTAGTTTTTTTGGATTGAATATAGCAAAATCTGGATTATTTGCAGCTCAAAAATCATTGAATACAGTAAGTCATAATATAGCAAATGCAAATACGCGAGGATATAGTAGACAAAGAATAGAATTATCAGCAAGTAATCCTTTAAGTTCTCCAGGTGGATCGGGAATGATAGGAACTGGAGTAGATTCAAAACATGTTACTCAAATAAGAGATGAGTTTTTGGATGTCAAATTTAGAAGTGAAAATACAGTATATGGACAATGGGATTTTAGAAATAAATCACTTGAAGAAATAGAAGCTATAATGAATGAACCAGGGGATAGTGGAATAAGAAAGGTTATGGATGATTTTTTTAGTTCATTTGAAGAATTATCAAAGGATGCATCATCAGTAACAACTAGAACGGTAGTTAGAGAAAGAGCTATAGCATTTACTAATTCAATGAATCAAATGCAATCGCAGTTTGAGAAAATGATAAAGGATACAGATGCATCTATAGAATCTACAGTAAATCAAATAAATGGATATGCAAATGATATAGCACGTCTTAATGAACAGATATATCAAGCTGAAATGGGTGGATCGAATGCAAATGATTTAAGAGACCAAAGAAATGTACTATTAGATGATTTATCAAAAATTGTAGATGTAGAAATAAATGAAGTTAGCCAAGGAAGTGACAACCTTTCTAAAAAAATGATAGTTGCTATAAATGGACAACCATTAGTATCTCACAATAAAGTAGATCGTATAGTTATGCAAAAACAGCCTCATAAATATAAAGATGAATTAGGAATAGAATTTGATGTAAGAGAAATTGGGTTTGAATCAGGTTCTCCTATAAACACTGATAATATAAACGGTGCTTTAAAAGCTCAAATAGATATGAGAGATAATATTAATGATGTAGATGGAGCTAAAGGGATTCCTTACTACATGAAAAAATTAGATGAATTTGTAAATAGATTCGCAGCAGAACTTGACGTTCAACACTTTGCAGGATATGGATTAGACTCAGCAGGAACAGGAAATTTATTTTTTAAAGATAGAGATATATCAAAAGATACAAGTGATTCTAGCTTATTCACTTTAAATGAAAAATTAGGACCTAATCAAATACATGATCCTAGTATTTTTACTAAACTAGAAGGAACGAAAATGGATTTATCCAAAAATTTAAGTGGAATTAGTGCTGATACCAATATTATTGTAAATATAAATGGAACAAAATATGAGATAAGTAAGGATAAGTTAGATGATTTAGATGGAAATCAAAACGAAGCTGCAGTTAAGTCATTGATTGAGGGTGCAATAGCAACAGATGGAAGTGGGGAGTTGTTAGGAAATGTTGCAGATATTAATATAACTGATGGAAAAATGACTATAACACCAAAGACTTCAGGCAGTACTTTACCTACAATAACTATAAATGGTGAAAGTTGTGATATTGTAAAGGAAGCTATAGGTATGGATTCATCTCCTACATCAATAAAAGATTATATACAAAAACAAAAAGAAGCTGGAAAAACAGAAAGTGAAGCTATAAAACAATGGGAAGATACATATAAAGGATATACGTTGGCAGCTGATGATGAAGGAAATTGGTATGAAGTAGAAAAATTAACAGCTAAAGATATTCAAATATCATCAAAAATAGAAAATGATGTAGATTATATAGCAGTTGCAAAAAAACATAACGATGATGGACAAGGTATAGCTGGTGATAACTCTAATATAAAGGCTATTGGCGACTTAAGACATGATGACAGTATGTTTACATGGGGTTCTCCAGATGATTTTGTTAAATCACTAGTTTCAAATCTTGGAGTGGAAGCACAAGAGGCTGAAAGAATGGTAAATAATCAAGGTGTTCTTGTAACTCAAATAGAAAATACAAGACAGTCTATATCTGGAGTATCTATGGATGAAGAGATGTCTAATATGATTAAATTTCAACAGTCATATAATGCTTGTGCTAGAATGATAACAGCAGTTGATGAAATGATAGATGTTATAGTCAATAGAATGGGAAAAGTAGGACTATAG
- a CDS encoding flagellar protein FlgN, whose translation MKSIDSFIQVLNQELLINKSLLEISMEKKDHIINNNSKEISSLMIKEQNYVKQIIEFEKLRAGLTLSIQKELGIEKIENIKDIINNIDEEKGEKVNSIANELRKILKELEHNNNLNSKLLDITLEYLDLNINLLTSRAEPKLYGKSANEQKNKGNNFFDTKY comes from the coding sequence ATGAAATCTATAGATTCATTCATACAAGTTTTAAACCAAGAATTACTTATTAACAAAAGTCTTTTAGAAATATCTATGGAAAAGAAGGATCATATAATAAATAATAATTCAAAAGAAATTTCCAGCTTAATGATAAAAGAACAAAATTATGTTAAGCAAATAATAGAGTTTGAAAAGTTAAGAGCAGGACTTACTCTTAGTATACAAAAAGAGCTTGGGATAGAAAAAATAGAAAATATAAAAGACATTATAAATAATATAGATGAAGAAAAAGGTGAAAAAGTAAACTCTATAGCTAATGAGCTTAGAAAGATATTAAAGGAGCTTGAACACAATAATAATCTTAATAGTAAGCTTTTAGATATCACGCTTGAATACTTAGATCTTAATATAAATCTTTTAACATCAAGAGCAGAACCGAAGTTATATGGAAAATCTGCAAATGAACAAAAAAATAAAGGTAATAATTTTTTTGATACAAAGTATTAA
- the flgM gene encoding flagellar biosynthesis anti-sigma factor FlgM — protein sequence MKINGVSNIHKVMNAYKANKSQNINKVSLKEDKIEISQKGKDYQIAMDALKNVEDVREDKVNDIKIRIENGTYTIDKHNIAKSMISEDLNWRG from the coding sequence ATGAAAATAAATGGTGTTAGTAACATACACAAAGTCATGAATGCATACAAAGCTAATAAATCTCAGAATATAAATAAAGTTTCTTTAAAAGAAGATAAAATAGAAATATCTCAAAAAGGAAAAGATTATCAAATTGCAATGGATGCATTGAAAAATGTTGAAGATGTAAGAGAAGATAAGGTAAATGATATAAAAATAAGAATAGAGAATGGAACTTATACAATAGATAAGCATAACATTGCAAAATCTATGATATCAGAAGATTTGAATTGGAGAGGTTAA
- a CDS encoding flagellar protein, with protein MELINCKECGRMFGSEHGELYCSKCRVNDDADFKKVREYLYDNPGATVQEVAEDTGVSETLIIKFLKQERIEIIEDGNAILSCERCSKSIKTGRYCEVCKAEIKKELAQAAKSLKESKAPKAKYHSHNK; from the coding sequence ATGGAGCTTATAAATTGCAAAGAATGTGGTAGAATGTTTGGAAGTGAACATGGAGAACTTTATTGTTCTAAATGTAGAGTTAATGATGATGCTGATTTTAAAAAAGTAAGAGAGTATCTATATGATAATCCAGGTGCAACGGTTCAAGAGGTTGCAGAGGATACGGGAGTATCAGAGACACTTATAATAAAATTCTTAAAACAAGAAAGAATAGAAATAATTGAAGATGGAAATGCAATACTTTCATGTGAAAGATGCTCAAAGAGTATAAAGACAGGCAGGTATTGTGAAGTTTGCAAGGCGGAAATAAAAAAAGAACTTGCTCAAGCTGCGAAATCATTAAAAGAAAGTAAAGCACCTAAAGCAAAATATCATTCTCATAATAAATAA
- a CDS encoding ComF family protein, whose protein sequence is MISDFIDYIYPRNIKCILCKNPISKNNSYSLCKDCFNKLNFINNGCLNCGKPLTDFYKNDICSNCETNEYVFTRALSCVEYDDNIHKLIYSLKYGAKTYLAYNIAEIMNDKLEYEGVKFDYIIPVPLHKNRLRKRGYNQSLLICKQLSKINKKEVLDIVIRNKNTQFLSKLTKKERIKKLQNVFTLATNDNKIYKKDLLIVDDIFTTGTTVNEISKKLLNSGANKIYAITFATGKNIY, encoded by the coding sequence ATGATAAGTGATTTTATAGATTATATATATCCTAGAAATATAAAATGCATATTATGCAAAAATCCAATATCAAAGAATAACTCTTATTCTCTTTGTAAAGATTGTTTTAATAAATTAAACTTTATAAATAATGGATGTTTAAACTGCGGAAAACCATTAACTGATTTTTATAAAAATGATATATGTTCAAATTGTGAAACTAATGAATATGTTTTTACAAGAGCATTATCCTGTGTTGAATACGATGACAATATTCATAAACTTATATATTCGCTTAAATATGGAGCTAAAACTTATTTAGCATATAATATTGCTGAAATTATGAATGATAAGTTAGAATATGAAGGGGTAAAGTTTGATTATATTATACCTGTACCACTTCATAAAAATAGATTGAGAAAAAGAGGATATAATCAATCACTACTTATATGCAAACAATTATCAAAAATTAATAAAAAAGAAGTATTAGATATAGTCATTAGGAATAAAAATACTCAATTTTTATCAAAGTTAACGAAAAAAGAAAGAATAAAAAAACTACAAAATGTGTTTACCTTAGCTACAAACGATAATAAAATATATAAAAAAGACTTATTAATAGTCGATGATATATTTACAACAGGTACTACAGTTAATGAAATATCAAAGAAATTATTAAATTCTGGAGCGAATAAAATATATGCTATTACATTTGCAACAGGTAAAAATATATATTAA
- a CDS encoding ATP-dependent RecD-like DNA helicase, with the protein MEKIKGMVVEIVFKNDDNGYTVAALEHSNDEVTIVGCMPTITVGETIELDGKWINHKMYGPQFEVSSFIPCTPESEEGIYIYLSAGLIKGIGPKMARKIVDVFGLNTLDIIQMNPEKLTQVDGIGKKKAETIGKSFQDNRELRNLIISLSKYGITPNYCLKIYKKYKNKSIQIVETNPYKLAEDIRGIGFKLADNIATKMGIDRHSKDRISQGIIYTLTQSLSEGHTYLPKSKLIKEASKLLEINDEYIKDIVFKLALDQKIQIEKGPVEDNIYLIPYYISENGVCKKLIELSQYEFDDIKLNIDKEISSIEKEDNITLANNQKEAVIQALQKGVMVVTGGPGTGKTTTINTIIKIFENLKMNIYLSAPTGRAAKRMSETTGKEAKTIHRLLEMGYSSEDEEMVFMKSEDDQLDADVVIIDEVSMVDILLMYNLLKAIKPGTRVILVGDSDQLPSVGAGNVLKDIIDSNIIKVVKLDEIFRQAKESMIVVNAHKINKGEKLDLNVKGKDFYFIPKYEKEDILKEIVNLAHKRLPDYYKIDNLKDIQILSPMRKGDTGVFNLNLCLQNVLNPNDKFKVEEKFQKRIFRVGDKVMQIKNNYTKKWKNDDETKDGEGVYNGDIGYIYHIDKEEKIVYILFDEYKIAQYDYNELDEIDHSFCTTIHKSQGSEFPVVIIPITWAPPMLLTRNLLYTAVTRAKELVVLVGDIKYLDYMVKNNKIYDRYSNLNIKLSRFKDEGLLVE; encoded by the coding sequence ATGGAAAAAATAAAGGGAATGGTAGTTGAAATTGTATTTAAAAACGACGATAATGGATATACAGTAGCCGCCCTTGAACACTCAAATGATGAAGTCACAATAGTAGGATGTATGCCGACTATAACAGTAGGTGAGACTATTGAACTTGATGGAAAGTGGATAAATCATAAGATGTATGGACCTCAGTTTGAAGTGAGTTCATTTATTCCCTGTACACCTGAATCGGAGGAAGGAATATATATATATTTATCCGCTGGACTTATAAAGGGGATAGGGCCTAAAATGGCTAGAAAAATAGTAGATGTATTTGGACTTAATACACTTGATATAATACAAATGAATCCCGAAAAACTTACTCAAGTAGATGGGATAGGAAAGAAAAAGGCTGAAACAATAGGAAAGAGCTTTCAAGATAATAGGGAACTTAGAAACCTAATAATAAGTTTATCAAAGTATGGAATAACTCCTAACTATTGCCTTAAAATATATAAAAAATATAAAAATAAATCTATTCAGATAGTAGAGACGAACCCATATAAACTAGCAGAAGATATAAGAGGAATAGGATTTAAGCTTGCTGATAATATAGCAACTAAAATGGGTATAGATCGTCATTCAAAAGATAGGATATCTCAAGGTATAATATATACACTAACTCAAAGTCTAAGTGAAGGACATACTTACTTGCCTAAGAGTAAGCTTATAAAAGAAGCTTCTAAACTACTCGAAATAAACGATGAATACATAAAAGATATTGTATTTAAGCTTGCACTCGATCAAAAAATTCAAATAGAAAAAGGCCCTGTAGAAGATAATATATATTTAATTCCATATTATATATCTGAGAACGGAGTTTGTAAGAAATTAATAGAACTTTCTCAATATGAATTTGATGATATAAAATTAAATATAGATAAAGAAATATCTTCAATAGAAAAAGAAGATAATATAACTCTTGCAAACAATCAAAAGGAAGCTGTAATCCAAGCGTTACAAAAAGGAGTTATGGTAGTAACGGGAGGACCTGGAACTGGAAAGACTACTACAATAAATACTATAATAAAAATATTTGAGAATTTAAAAATGAATATATATTTATCAGCACCAACCGGAAGAGCTGCAAAGAGGATGAGTGAAACAACTGGTAAAGAAGCTAAGACAATACATAGATTACTTGAAATGGGATATTCATCAGAAGATGAAGAAATGGTATTTATGAAGAGCGAAGATGATCAACTTGATGCAGATGTTGTTATAATAGATGAGGTGTCTATGGTAGATATTTTACTTATGTATAACCTACTTAAAGCTATAAAGCCTGGAACAAGAGTGATATTAGTTGGTGATTCAGACCAACTTCCATCAGTTGGAGCGGGAAATGTATTAAAAGATATAATAGATTCTAATATAATAAAGGTTGTAAAGCTTGATGAGATATTTAGACAAGCAAAAGAGAGTATGATAGTAGTTAATGCGCATAAAATAAATAAAGGCGAAAAATTAGATCTTAACGTAAAAGGAAAAGATTTTTACTTTATTCCAAAGTATGAAAAAGAAGATATATTAAAAGAAATAGTTAATTTAGCTCATAAAAGACTTCCGGATTATTATAAAATAGATAATTTAAAAGATATACAAATATTGTCCCCAATGAGAAAGGGAGATACTGGAGTATTTAATTTAAATTTATGCCTTCAAAATGTTCTGAATCCAAATGATAAATTTAAGGTGGAAGAAAAATTTCAAAAAAGGATATTTAGAGTAGGCGATAAAGTAATGCAAATAAAAAATAATTATACAAAGAAATGGAAAAATGATGATGAGACAAAAGACGGCGAAGGTGTGTATAATGGAGATATAGGATATATATATCATATAGATAAAGAAGAAAAAATAGTATATATATTATTTGATGAATATAAAATTGCACAATATGACTACAATGAACTTGATGAAATAGACCATAGCTTTTGTACTACAATACATAAAAGTCAAGGAAGTGAATTTCCTGTAGTGATAATCCCTATAACATGGGCACCTCCAATGCTTTTAACTAGAAACCTTTTATATACAGCAGTTACAAGAGCTAAAGAACTAGTTGTTTTAGTTGGAGACATTAAATATTTAGATTATATGGTGAAGAACAATAAAATATACGATAGATACTCAAATCTTAATATTAAGCTTTCTAGATTTAAAGACGAAGGATTGTTAGTAGAATGA
- a CDS encoding flagellinolysin → MIISHNINAINSHRTMHQNILTQKKSIEKLSSGLRINRAGDDAAGLAISEKMKSQVRGLNQGSRNIQDGISLIQTADGGLSEIHSLLHRGRELSVQSSNDTLTKDDRNAIQQEINQIKEEVDKISQNTHFNGKKLLNNFVSPGLSKENNVINGLKDGWLEEAEKIIKDVYGLEGTGTNNLHIILEDDAPYGSLAYVGGTVTDLELHIDLADFDPATGESGDTILGKGFYADRIIAHEMTHAVMNDSFGAAKMNDFHTNNAVWFVEGTAEFIPGSDERLKNVIGNAGQTGIDNTKLDSLINRAKDLLNGAAWSGDDTDYSAGYVISKFLDTQLQGNGSDFSALMTAIKSGGATATATLKTEIGNLTGLGSYANFVTEFSKAGAGGANDYIQNTITLDWGADEVDTGSIKGSDHSGLDLNAEKVIDESSSTSKEQPLSKFNVIWPSVKEPEPLLDPLKIQSGANAGDFIEIDLVGVTSEALDIHDIDVIDESSSSIEKFDKAIKTVSMSRGKFGALQNRLEHSLAVTFNTSENLTASESRIRDVDMAKEMMKYSKTNILQQASQAMLSQAKQQPQAVLQLLR, encoded by the coding sequence ATGATAATAAGTCATAACATTAATGCAATTAATTCACACCGGACAATGCATCAAAACATTTTAACACAAAAAAAATCTATTGAAAAATTATCTTCAGGCCTTAGAATAAACAGAGCTGGAGATGATGCAGCAGGACTTGCAATATCAGAAAAAATGAAATCACAAGTCAGAGGACTAAACCAAGGCTCTAGGAATATCCAAGATGGAATTAGCTTAATACAAACAGCTGATGGAGGCTTATCAGAAATACATTCTCTTTTACACAGAGGAAGAGAGCTTTCTGTACAATCATCAAATGACACATTAACTAAAGATGATAGAAATGCTATACAACAAGAAATAAATCAAATAAAAGAAGAGGTAGATAAAATATCTCAAAATACTCATTTCAATGGAAAGAAGTTATTAAATAACTTTGTAAGCCCTGGATTATCAAAAGAAAATAATGTAATCAACGGCTTAAAAGATGGATGGCTAGAAGAAGCTGAAAAAATAATAAAGGATGTATATGGGTTAGAAGGGACAGGAACCAATAATCTCCATATAATACTAGAAGATGATGCCCCATACGGAAGCTTAGCTTATGTAGGAGGAACGGTAACTGATTTAGAATTACATATAGACTTAGCCGACTTTGACCCAGCAACAGGTGAAAGTGGAGATACTATATTAGGAAAAGGATTTTATGCAGATAGAATTATAGCACATGAAATGACCCATGCAGTAATGAATGATAGCTTTGGTGCAGCTAAAATGAATGATTTTCATACAAATAATGCTGTATGGTTTGTGGAGGGTACTGCAGAGTTTATTCCAGGATCAGACGAAAGATTAAAAAACGTTATAGGAAATGCTGGTCAAACTGGTATAGACAACACAAAGTTAGATTCACTAATAAATAGAGCTAAAGACTTATTAAATGGAGCAGCTTGGAGTGGAGATGATACAGATTATTCAGCAGGGTATGTAATATCAAAATTCTTAGATACGCAGCTTCAAGGAAATGGAAGTGATTTTTCAGCATTAATGACAGCAATAAAATCAGGTGGTGCTACGGCTACAGCTACTTTAAAGACTGAAATAGGTAATTTAACAGGACTAGGAAGCTACGCAAACTTTGTAACGGAATTTTCTAAGGCAGGAGCAGGCGGAGCAAATGATTATATTCAAAATACTATAACTCTAGATTGGGGAGCAGACGAAGTTGATACAGGTTCAATAAAGGGTTCTGACCACTCAGGATTAGACTTAAATGCAGAGAAAGTAATAGATGAGAGTTCATCGACATCTAAAGAACAGCCTTTATCTAAATTTAATGTTATATGGCCATCAGTAAAAGAACCAGAACCATTATTAGACCCATTAAAAATACAATCTGGTGCAAATGCTGGTGATTTTATAGAAATAGATTTAGTAGGAGTAACATCTGAAGCTTTGGATATACACGATATAGATGTTATAGATGAATCAAGTTCATCAATAGAGAAATTTGATAAAGCAATAAAAACAGTTTCAATGTCAAGGGGGAAGTTCGGAGCATTACAAAATAGATTAGAACATTCTCTAGCTGTAACCTTTAATACATCAGAAAACCTAACAGCATCAGAGTCAAGGATAAGAGATGTTGATATGGCAAAAGAGATGATGAAGTATAGTAAAACTAATATATTACAGCAAGCATCACAAGCAATGCTATCTCAAGCTAAACAACAACCACAAGCAGTACTTCAACTATTAAGATAA
- the metK gene encoding methionine adenosyltransferase — MAKRLFTSESVTEGHPDKICDQISDSILDALLEKDPNSRVACETSVTTGLVLVSGEISTNAYVDIQRVVRNRIKEIGYDRAKYGFDGDTCAVLLAIDEQSSDIAMGVDEALESKEGTMKDEVEAVGAGDQGIMFGFACDETEELMPMPISLSHKLSRRLSEVRKNGTLKYLRPDGKTQVTVEYDGDNVVRVDTVLISTQHSPDVTREQIEKDLIEHVIKPVIPENLFIDTRVLVNPTGRFVIGGPCGDAGLTGRKIIVDTYGGYSRHGGGAFSGKDATKVDRSAAYAARYVAKNIVAAGLAKKCELELAYAIGVAEPVSIMVETFGTGKVSEEILVELVKKHFDLRPGAIIRDLDLKKPVFRNTAAYGHFGRTDFDFTWERTDKAEILKKEALQ, encoded by the coding sequence ATGGCTAAAAGATTATTTACTTCAGAATCAGTTACAGAGGGACATCCAGATAAAATATGTGATCAAATATCAGATTCAATATTAGATGCATTACTTGAGAAAGATCCTAATTCAAGAGTTGCGTGTGAGACATCAGTTACTACAGGACTTGTTTTAGTATCTGGTGAAATATCTACTAATGCTTATGTTGATATTCAAAGAGTTGTTAGAAACAGAATTAAAGAAATAGGTTATGATAGAGCTAAATATGGATTTGATGGAGATACTTGTGCAGTACTTCTTGCTATAGATGAGCAGTCTTCGGATATTGCCATGGGAGTTGATGAAGCACTAGAAAGTAAAGAAGGAACAATGAAAGATGAAGTTGAAGCAGTAGGAGCAGGAGATCAAGGTATAATGTTTGGATTTGCTTGTGATGAGACAGAAGAATTAATGCCTATGCCTATATCTTTATCTCACAAATTATCAAGAAGATTATCAGAGGTTAGAAAAAATGGTACATTAAAATACTTAAGACCGGATGGAAAAACTCAGGTTACAGTTGAATATGATGGAGATAATGTTGTAAGAGTAGACACTGTTTTAATATCAACTCAACATAGCCCTGATGTTACTAGAGAGCAAATAGAGAAAGATTTAATAGAGCATGTTATAAAGCCTGTTATACCAGAAAATCTATTCATTGATACTAGAGTATTAGTTAACCCAACAGGAAGATTTGTTATAGGAGGACCTTGTGGAGATGCAGGTCTTACAGGAAGAAAGATAATAGTAGATACTTACGGTGGATACTCAAGACACGGTGGTGGAGCATTCTCAGGAAAAGATGCTACTAAGGTTGACAGATCTGCAGCTTATGCAGCAAGATATGTTGCTAAGAACATAGTTGCAGCAGGACTTGCTAAAAAATGTGAATTAGAACTAGCTTATGCAATAGGAGTTGCTGAACCTGTATCTATAATGGTTGAAACATTTGGAACTGGTAAAGTTTCAGAAGAAATACTAGTAGAACTTGTTAAAAAGCACTTTGACTTAAGACCAGGAGCTATAATAAGAGATCTAGATCTTAAAAAGCCTGTATTCAGAAATACAGCAGCTTATGGACACTTTGGAAGAACTGATTTTGACTTTACTTGGGAGAGAACTGATAAGGCTGAAATACTTAAAAAAGAAGCATTACAATAA
- a CDS encoding COG2426 family protein — MISEYIHLMLISMVPIIELRGAIPIGIVQKLNPIYVYIACVIGAIVPAPFLIMFFKDLLKWLKKNRYFKKLGDFLDNKVNKNSEKIMRKKLLGIILFVGIPLPTTGTWTAAMVASVFNMRIKDAVLGIVIGNILSGVIVSFITLTFT; from the coding sequence ATGATTTCAGAATACATTCATTTGATGCTTATATCAATGGTTCCCATAATTGAGCTTAGAGGGGCCATACCTATTGGAATAGTTCAAAAGCTTAATCCGATATATGTTTATATAGCGTGTGTTATAGGAGCTATAGTTCCAGCTCCATTTTTGATAATGTTTTTTAAGGATTTACTTAAGTGGCTTAAGAAGAACAGATATTTTAAAAAACTTGGAGATTTCTTAGATAATAAGGTAAATAAGAATAGTGAAAAAATAATGAGAAAAAAATTATTGGGTATAATACTATTTGTTGGGATTCCTCTTCCTACTACGGGAACATGGACAGCAGCCATGGTTGCCTCTGTTTTCAATATGAGGATTAAAGATGCTGTACTTGGAATTGTTATAGGTAATATATTATCTGGAGTAATAGTTTCTTTTATTACTTTAACTTTTACTTAA
- a CDS encoding tRNA 2-thiocytidine biosynthesis TtcA family protein, which produces MKKIIGKVRKACDDYNMIQDNDKIAVGFSGGKDSIALIYALKLFQRFSPNKFELEAITVDPGFDNMNLDAAKEFLKEIDVPYTIIKTEISKIVFDERKESNPCSLCSKMRRGALNEEAKKRGINKLALGHHLDDGISTLFLSMFYEGRINTFKPVTYLDRIDITTIRPLIYITEDIIIESVKNNNLPVLKSPCPVDGKTKREFANDIVDDIATKVPHFRKRMLKAMQNKEQIQLWFKPE; this is translated from the coding sequence ATGAAAAAAATAATAGGAAAAGTAAGAAAAGCCTGTGATGATTATAATATGATACAGGATAATGATAAAATAGCAGTAGGATTTTCAGGAGGAAAAGATAGTATAGCTCTTATATACGCCCTTAAGTTATTTCAAAGATTTTCTCCTAATAAATTTGAACTAGAAGCAATAACTGTAGACCCTGGATTTGATAATATGAATTTGGATGCTGCTAAAGAATTTTTAAAAGAAATAGATGTACCATACACTATAATCAAAACAGAAATATCTAAAATAGTATTCGATGAAAGAAAAGAGTCTAACCCCTGTTCATTATGCTCCAAAATGAGAAGAGGAGCTTTAAATGAAGAAGCAAAAAAAAGAGGAATAAATAAATTAGCACTAGGACATCACCTTGACGATGGAATATCCACTCTATTTTTAAGTATGTTTTATGAAGGACGAATAAATACATTCAAGCCAGTTACATATCTTGACAGAATAGATATCACTACCATAAGACCCTTAATATATATAACAGAAGATATTATAATAGAGTCAGTGAAAAATAATAATCTACCCGTTCTCAAAAGCCCTTGCCCTGTTGATGGCAAGACAAAGAGGGAATTCGCAAATGACATAGTAGACGATATAGCAACTAAAGTTCCTCATTTTAGAAAAAGAATGCTTAAAGCTATGCAAAATAAAGAGCAAATTCAATTGTGGTTTAAACCCGAATAG